One genomic segment of Mytilus trossulus isolate FHL-02 chromosome 4, PNRI_Mtr1.1.1.hap1, whole genome shotgun sequence includes these proteins:
- the LOC134715691 gene encoding peptidyl-prolyl cis-trans isomerase FKBP8-like: MSDSDQNTNAITEEQRKQQLAKFNLNVDESITASESQAHVSNKQVNGFPDKTGDSNIQTGAITDSVNISEQTNNSDSINSSRDKTDTIQSKSVPNEIVEDIADDISDGIVKDFSKNIATYVTEVCKFDEQYEKEQMNESSETQDKDSASSNSEINENSSEDKANEPNSEQSEGAKEESSSVEEEKEATPSNQDNIKENDVKDQTKEKKNGEDEDGYLDLLGNGLLKRKVIEGEDVEDIKPYHGDIVTINTSGKLEDGTVVDIIEDLSFPVGEGDVIQAWDLGVMTTNVGQTIELTTDAKYAYGELGRKPDIPSNATITYMIKLTKKEEAPDINKLNVDERYDMAEKKRERGNEVFGRNDYAGAINSYNKAIKILESGSLQGTPSKLQELADCRLKCCNNMAACQLKVEAYDAAMKSCQAVLDLQPDNVKALFRLGKAHTAKGNTKEGIQYLQKAFRLEPESKVIKQEIKKLSQKISKETEVEKNMYKKMLGTKTTTPTAATLTTTNQKSWKWAVLGGGVAAVVAAGLAAYRYGHH, encoded by the exons A tgTCTGATAGTGACCAAAATACTAATGCCATCACAGAGGAACAAAGAAAACAACAGCTagcaaaatttaatttaaatgtggATGAATCCATAACAGCAAGTGAAAGTCAAGCCCATGTGTCAAATAAACAGGTCAATGGCTTTCCAGATAAAACAGGGGACTCAAATATTCAAACAGGGGCAATAACAGATAGTGTCAATATATcagaacaaacaaataatagtgaTTCCATAAATTCTAGTCGAGATAAAACTGACACCATTCAGAGTAAAAGTGTGCCTAATGAAATCGTAGAAGACATTGCTGATGACATATCCGATGGAATCGTgaaagatttttctaaaaacatAGCTACATATGTTACAGAGGTGTGTAAGTTTGACGAACAATACGAGAAAGAACAAATGAATGAATCGTCAGAAACTCAGGATAAAGATTCAGCTAGTTCAAATagtgaaataaatgaaaattcttCAGAGGATAAGGCAAATGAACCAAATTCAGAACAATCAGAAGGGGCTAAAGAAGAATCAAGTTCAGTAGAAGAGGAAAAAGAAGCCACTCCATCAAATCAAGATAACATCAAGGAAAATGATGTAAAAgatcaaacaaaagaaaaaaagaatggcGAGGATGAAGATGGTTACTTAGACTTATTAGGGAATGGTTTATTAAAGAGAAAG GTAATTGAGGGAGAAGATGTTGAAGACATAAAGCCTTATCATGGAGATATAGTGACTATTAACACAAGTGGCAAGTTGGAAGATGGGACTGTTGTTGACATTATAGAAGACCTGAGTTTTCCTGTTGGTGAAGGGGATGTTATACAAG CATGGGATCTTGGTGTAATGACAACAAATGTTGGACAGACAATTGAATTAACTACTGATGCAAAATATGCTTATGGAGAACTAGGAAG GAAACCAGACATTCCTTCAAATGCTACAATTACATACATGATTAAGTTAACCAAGAAAGAAGAGGCTCctgatataaataaactaaatgtGGATGAGAGATATGATATGGC GGAAAAGAAGAGAGAAAGAGGCAATGAGGTTTTTGGAAGAAACGATTATGCAGGGGCAATTAATTCATACAATAA GGCAATAAAGATTTTGGAATCCGGTTCCTTACAAGGTACCCCTTCAAAACTCCAGGAGCTAGCAGACTGTAGATTAAAGTGTTGTAACAATATGGCAGCTTGCCAACTTAAG GTAGAAGCATATGATGCAGCAATGAAATCCTGTCAGGCAGTGTTAGATTTACAACCAGATAATGTCAAGGCCCTTTTCAGACTTGGAAAG gCCCATACAGCAAAAGGTAATACAAAAGAAGGGATCCAATACTTACAGAAAGCCTTTAGACTAGAGCCAGAATCTAAG gTTATCAAACAAGAAATCAAGAAATTATCTCAGAAAATCAGTAAAGAAACAGAGGTAgagaaaaacatgtataaaaagatgttagggacaaaaacaacaacaccaACAGCAGCAACATTAACAACAACAAATCAG aaaTCGTGGAAATGGGCTGTGTTAGGTGGAGGAGTAGCGGCTGTGGTGGCAGCAGGACTGGCGGCATACAGATATGGACATCACTAA